The Cytophagales bacterium genome includes a window with the following:
- a CDS encoding type II toxin-antitoxin system HicB family antitoxin — MDILHNYHINVFFSTEDNMFVAKAPDLKHCSALGNTPEKAISELRTAMNLWIETAKVKGITIPKPRYKPPVYQ, encoded by the coding sequence ATGGATATTTTACATAATTATCATATTAATGTCTTCTTTAGTACAGAAGATAATATGTTTGTTGCAAAAGCGCCTGATTTAAAACATTGTAGTGCATTAGGAAATACACCTGAGAAAGCAATCTCCGAACTTCGCACAGCAATGAATTTATGGATTGAGACTGCAAAAGTAAAAGGCATAACTATTCCTAAACCCAGATATAAACCTCCAGTTTATCAATAA